In Haemophilus parainfluenzae, one genomic interval encodes:
- the dapB gene encoding 4-hydroxy-tetrahydrodipicolinate reductase, producing the protein MTLKIAIAGAGGRMGRQLIQAVHNAEGTELGAAFERKGSSLVGADAGELAGIGALGIKVSDDLNAEKDNFDLLIDFTRPEGTLEHIAFCVAHNKKMVIGTTGFDDAGKAAIQAASEKIAIVFASNFSVGVNLVFKLLEKAAKVMGDYCDIEIIEAHHRHKVDAPSGTALSMGEHIAKTLGRDLKTHGVFCREGITGERKRDEIGFSTIRASDVVGEHSVWFADIGERVEIAHKASSRMTFANGAVRAGKWLEKQSHGLFDMTDVLDLNNL; encoded by the coding sequence ATGACATTAAAAATTGCGATCGCCGGCGCTGGCGGAAGAATGGGGCGTCAATTAATTCAAGCCGTACATAATGCAGAAGGAACAGAATTAGGTGCTGCTTTTGAGCGTAAAGGCTCCTCTTTGGTAGGGGCAGATGCCGGTGAGCTTGCAGGTATTGGTGCATTAGGTATCAAAGTCTCAGATGATTTAAATGCAGAAAAAGACAACTTTGATTTGTTGATTGATTTCACGCGTCCGGAAGGCACGCTTGAGCATATTGCATTTTGTGTCGCTCATAACAAAAAAATGGTAATTGGTACCACAGGTTTTGATGATGCGGGTAAAGCCGCTATTCAAGCCGCATCAGAAAAAATCGCTATTGTATTTGCCTCAAACTTCAGCGTAGGCGTGAACTTGGTGTTTAAACTATTAGAAAAAGCCGCCAAAGTGATGGGCGATTATTGCGATATCGAAATCATTGAAGCGCATCACCGTCATAAAGTGGATGCACCATCGGGTACGGCACTTTCTATGGGCGAGCACATTGCGAAAACTCTTGGACGTGATTTAAAAACGCACGGCGTATTTTGTCGTGAAGGCATTACAGGCGAACGCAAACGTGATGAAATTGGTTTCTCTACCATTCGTGCCTCTGATGTCGTGGGTGAACATAGTGTCTGGTTTGCAGATATCGGTGAGCGCGTTGAAATTGCCCACAAAGCATCAAGTCGTATGACCTTTGCAAATGGCGCAGTGCGTGCAGGTAAATGGTTAGAAAAACAATCTCACGGATTGTTTGATATGACAGATGTATTAGATTTGAATAATTTATAG
- the qseC gene encoding quorum sensing histidine kinase QseC has protein sequence MKNKRLSFRLLIGLSVTALCVWCIATAVAWTVVKKEAKDVFNAQQVLFAERLATSDLKNVLLDENANFPRGGFKPQKRHYDNDALAFAIFSNKGERLLTDGDNGDKFIFQNKTGFSKEHILDDDDEWLIYWQPVGKGELVIAVGQELEYREELVNKMVFSQTGIWFAGLPILLLVAFIVIYRALKPINRLSRNVQARRPGDVSLLETDDVPTEILALVQNLNQFFTRTSEQLEWERRFVSDAAHELRSPLAALRIQTEVAQLAGDDAQTREMALAHLTQGIDRATQLIEQLLTLSRLDNLKELNHQEPIYWSEIITSLIGDLYFSAQQRQIELQFEHQGDPAVKQGQPLLLAQMLRNLLDNAIKYCPQGTQVRVILQPRKIIIEDNGGGVAPEELAKLGQRFYRPAGQNEKGSGLGLSIVARIAELHHYRFRLENIEANGQIKGLRAIIEL, from the coding sequence ATGAAAAATAAACGACTGAGTTTTCGTCTCTTAATCGGTTTAAGTGTGACCGCACTTTGCGTGTGGTGCATTGCCACAGCCGTTGCATGGACGGTCGTCAAAAAAGAAGCTAAAGATGTGTTTAATGCACAACAAGTGCTTTTTGCTGAGCGTTTAGCAACCTCTGATTTGAAAAATGTCTTATTAGATGAAAATGCTAACTTTCCACGTGGTGGATTTAAACCGCAGAAACGTCATTACGATAATGATGCTCTAGCCTTTGCTATATTTTCTAATAAAGGCGAAAGACTATTAACCGATGGCGATAATGGCGACAAATTTATTTTTCAAAATAAGACGGGTTTTAGTAAAGAACATATTTTAGATGATGACGATGAATGGCTGATTTATTGGCAACCTGTCGGTAAAGGCGAACTTGTCATTGCGGTGGGACAAGAATTGGAATACCGCGAAGAGTTGGTCAATAAAATGGTCTTCAGCCAAACAGGGATTTGGTTTGCTGGATTACCAATACTATTATTGGTCGCTTTTATTGTGATTTATCGTGCATTAAAACCAATTAATCGATTGAGTCGAAACGTACAAGCTCGCCGACCAGGTGATGTGTCGTTATTAGAAACTGATGATGTGCCAACAGAGATTCTAGCGTTAGTCCAAAACTTAAATCAGTTTTTCACACGTACCAGTGAGCAGTTGGAATGGGAGCGCCGTTTTGTTTCTGATGCAGCACATGAATTACGTAGTCCATTGGCGGCATTGCGTATTCAAACAGAAGTCGCACAGTTAGCTGGCGATGATGCACAAACGCGTGAAATGGCCTTAGCGCATTTAACCCAAGGTATCGATCGAGCAACCCAATTAATTGAACAGCTTCTTACACTTTCCCGATTAGATAATCTTAAAGAATTGAATCATCAGGAACCGATTTATTGGTCAGAAATTATCACTTCGCTTATTGGTGATTTGTATTTTAGTGCACAGCAACGCCAAATCGAATTGCAGTTTGAGCATCAGGGAGATCCTGCCGTTAAGCAAGGGCAGCCGTTATTACTTGCGCAAATGTTGAGAAACTTGTTGGATAATGCGATTAAATATTGTCCTCAAGGCACTCAGGTTCGAGTGATTTTGCAGCCTCGTAAGATTATTATCGAAGATAATGGCGGTGGTGTTGCGCCAGAAGAATTAGCAAAATTAGGGCAGCGTTTTTATCGTCCTGCAGGACAAAATGAAAAGGGAAGTGGGCTTGGATTGTCTATTGTGGCAAGAATAGCAGAATTGCATCACTATCGTTTCCGATTAGAAAATATTGAAGCTAACGGGCAAATTAAAGGTTTGCGAGCTATCATTGAGTTATAA
- a CDS encoding LysE family transporter, with the protein MLNLMIIHLVGLLSPGPDFFYVSRISAMSSRREAIGGVIGITIGVLIWATAAVLGLAIIFATMPIIQGIVMMLGGSYLVYLGIKMAKVKSNAVFDEKQNANVPNQSTLTSIMKGLLVNLSNAKVVIYFSSVMSLVLVNITETSQILTALAVITVETFLYFYIISVLFSRSVAKQFYSQYSRYIDNAAGLIFIFFGIYLIYSGVQHALI; encoded by the coding sequence ATGCTAAATTTGATGATTATTCATCTTGTTGGTTTACTTTCGCCAGGTCCAGATTTTTTCTATGTCAGCCGAATTTCTGCCATGAGTTCTCGCCGAGAAGCTATTGGTGGCGTGATTGGGATTACCATTGGCGTATTAATTTGGGCTACGGCTGCCGTTTTAGGACTCGCCATTATTTTTGCCACCATGCCAATTATTCAAGGCATTGTGATGATGCTTGGTGGATCGTATTTAGTTTATCTCGGCATAAAAATGGCAAAAGTGAAAAGCAATGCGGTCTTTGATGAAAAGCAGAATGCAAATGTGCCAAATCAATCAACCTTAACGAGCATTATGAAAGGCTTATTGGTCAATTTATCTAATGCTAAAGTGGTGATTTATTTTAGCAGTGTGATGTCATTAGTTTTAGTGAATATTACTGAAACATCACAAATTTTGACCGCACTTGCCGTGATTACCGTAGAAACCTTTTTATATTTCTACATCATTTCGGTGCTTTTCTCTCGTTCTGTTGCAAAACAGTTTTATAGCCAATATAGTCGCTATATTGATAATGCAGCAGGGCTGATTTTTATTTTCTTCGGAATATATTTAATTTATAGTGGCGTTCAACACGCTTTAATTTGA
- the yfaE gene encoding class I ribonucleotide reductase maintenance protein YfaE, translating to MKIHLIQRQITLDFDNQTSLLNFLEQHQIHHEYQCRSGYCGSCRVKIKKGKVSYAEEPLAFIQPDEILLCCCRVETDIELEL from the coding sequence ATGAAAATCCATCTTATTCAGCGCCAAATCACCTTAGATTTCGATAACCAAACTTCCCTGCTTAACTTTTTAGAACAACATCAAATTCACCATGAATATCAATGTCGTTCAGGTTATTGTGGTTCTTGCCGCGTGAAGATCAAAAAAGGCAAGGTTTCCTACGCTGAAGAGCCCCTTGCCTTTATTCAACCCGATGAGATTTTACTCTGTTGTTGTCGGGTGGAAACGGATATTGAATTGGAACTGTAA
- a CDS encoding YgiW/YdeI family stress tolerance OB fold protein, with amino-acid sequence MKKFALATLLALSTSAAFAGFNGNTAQGGFQGGDQGQQLTVKQALSAKDNSMITLVGNITQQIDGDEYVFTDGTDQIKLEIKKRVWNGLNVGPQDKILVYGKLDNEPFEKPELEVISVEKAQ; translated from the coding sequence ATGAAAAAATTTGCTTTAGCAACCCTTTTAGCTTTATCTACTTCAGCAGCATTTGCTGGTTTTAATGGCAACACTGCACAAGGTGGCTTCCAAGGTGGTGATCAAGGTCAACAACTTACTGTTAAACAAGCATTATCTGCGAAAGATAATTCTATGATTACCTTAGTCGGTAACATCACTCAACAAATTGATGGTGATGAATATGTTTTCACCGATGGCACAGACCAAATCAAATTGGAAATTAAAAAGCGCGTTTGGAATGGTTTAAATGTGGGACCTCAGGATAAAATCCTCGTTTACGGTAAATTGGATAATGAACCTTTTGAAAAACCAGAGCTTGAAGTAATTAGCGTTGAAAAAGCGCAATAA
- the nusA gene encoding transcription termination factor NusA, which yields MSKEILLAAEAVSNEKLLPREKIFEALESAIALSTKKKYDYETDIRVSINTKTGEFDTFRRWLVVDEVKVPTKEITLEAAQFEDANIQLGDYVEDQIESIAFDRIAMQTARQVISTKIREAERAKVVEQFRSEEGKIVTGTVKKVNRESIILDLGNKAEAVIMREDMLPRENFRPGDRVRGVLYKVNPESKTAQLFVTRAKPEMLIELFRIEVPEIGEEMLEIRGAARDPGSRAKIAVKSNDKRIDPVGACVGMRGARVQAITNELGGERVDIVLWDDNPAQYVINAMAPADVTSIIVDEDNHSMDIAVNADNLAQAIGRNGQNVRLATQLTGWTLNVMTTEQLNEKHQAEDIKVLNLFMDKLGLDEEFAQILVDEGFTSLEEVAYVPVSELTAIDGLEDEDLIEELQGRAKDAITAAAAAEEEALKKANIEDRLLNLEGMNRHIAFKLAEKQITTLEELAEQGVDDLADIEELTAEQAADFIMAARNICWFSEE from the coding sequence ATGAGTAAAGAGATTTTGTTAGCTGCTGAAGCAGTATCTAACGAGAAGTTATTACCACGTGAAAAGATTTTTGAAGCATTAGAAAGTGCGATTGCGCTTTCTACGAAGAAAAAATATGACTATGAAACTGATATCCGTGTATCAATCAACACCAAAACAGGTGAGTTTGATACATTCCGTCGTTGGTTAGTTGTCGATGAAGTTAAAGTACCAACAAAAGAAATTACGTTAGAAGCGGCACAATTTGAAGATGCGAATATTCAACTTGGTGATTATGTTGAAGATCAAATTGAGTCTATCGCATTTGACCGTATTGCAATGCAAACTGCTCGCCAAGTTATCAGTACTAAAATTCGTGAAGCAGAGCGCGCAAAAGTGGTTGAGCAATTCCGTTCTGAAGAAGGCAAAATTGTTACAGGTACGGTGAAAAAAGTAAATCGTGAAAGCATTATTTTAGATTTAGGCAATAAAGCTGAAGCCGTGATTATGCGTGAAGATATGCTTCCACGTGAAAATTTCCGTCCAGGCGATCGTGTACGTGGTGTGCTTTATAAAGTGAATCCTGAAAGCAAAACAGCACAATTATTTGTGACTCGCGCAAAACCTGAAATGTTAATCGAGTTATTCCGTATTGAAGTACCAGAAATCGGCGAAGAAATGCTTGAAATCCGTGGTGCCGCACGTGATCCTGGTTCTCGTGCAAAAATTGCGGTGAAATCAAATGATAAACGTATCGACCCAGTGGGTGCATGTGTAGGTATGCGTGGTGCACGCGTTCAAGCGATTACCAATGAGTTAGGTGGTGAACGTGTGGATATCGTACTTTGGGATGATAATCCGGCACAATATGTGATCAATGCAATGGCACCGGCTGATGTGACTTCAATTATCGTGGATGAAGATAACCACTCAATGGATATTGCGGTTAATGCTGACAACTTAGCACAAGCAATTGGTCGTAACGGTCAGAATGTACGTTTAGCGACACAATTAACCGGCTGGACATTAAACGTAATGACTACCGAACAATTAAATGAAAAACATCAAGCAGAAGATATCAAGGTATTAAATTTATTCATGGATAAATTAGGTCTTGATGAAGAGTTTGCTCAAATCTTAGTGGATGAAGGTTTTACTTCATTAGAAGAAGTGGCTTATGTTCCAGTGAGCGAACTGACTGCAATTGATGGTTTAGAAGATGAAGATCTTATCGAAGAGTTACAAGGTCGTGCAAAAGATGCGATTACTGCAGCCGCTGCGGCAGAAGAAGAAGCCTTGAAAAAAGCGAATATCGAAGATCGTTTATTAAATCTTGAAGGCATGAATCGTCACATTGCCTTTAAATTAGCTGAAAAACAAATTACGACACTTGAAGAACTTGCGGAGCAAGGTGTAGATGATTTAGCTGATATTGAAGAATTAACCGCAGAGCAAGCCGCTGACTTTATTATGGCTGCTCGTAATATTTGCTGGTTTAGCGAAGAGTAA
- a CDS encoding DUF1439 domain-containing protein, translating to MHFLKKLLTVLTLGFCTLSVQASPFSISEQQINQYLSEKGTINDKLGIPGLFSVDYALKDLVTQIGQTESNRVEMSGLVDTLIRLSGKTYPAKLHLTFDAIPEYNADEGALYLKNLRILRWSGEPNSAMEQLQDVMPLLSDGVAALLSQMPVYTLDESDMKQMLIKKFAKEIKVEKGRLELIGGMF from the coding sequence ATGCATTTTTTGAAAAAATTGCTTACCGTGCTGACATTAGGTTTCTGCACGCTATCTGTACAAGCTTCCCCTTTTAGCATCAGCGAACAACAAATTAACCAGTATTTAAGTGAAAAAGGGACGATTAATGACAAACTCGGTATTCCAGGATTATTTTCTGTGGATTACGCACTGAAAGATTTAGTAACTCAAATCGGGCAAACTGAAAGCAATCGTGTTGAAATGAGTGGTTTGGTTGATACGCTTATTCGTTTATCTGGTAAAACCTATCCAGCTAAATTACATTTAACTTTTGATGCGATTCCTGAATATAACGCAGATGAAGGGGCGCTTTATTTAAAAAATCTAAGGATTTTACGCTGGTCTGGCGAACCTAATAGTGCAATGGAGCAACTCCAAGATGTTATGCCGCTATTAAGCGATGGTGTGGCAGCCTTATTAAGTCAGATGCCAGTTTACACCTTGGATGAAAGTGATATGAAACAAATGCTGATTAAGAAATTTGCCAAAGAAATTAAAGTTGAGAAAGGTCGATTAGAATTAATTGGTGGAATGTTTTAA
- a CDS encoding response regulator: MRVLLVEDDALIGNGLQIGLTKSGFIVDWFTDGQSGLNALIGAPYDAVVLDLTLPKLDGLDVLKQWRSNNQDVPVLILTARDTLDERIKGIQQGADDYLCKPFALAEVVVRLQALIRRRYGQVKPQIEHGNVKLDPAQRKAWLNEDEITLTGREYKLLELFMLNKERVLSRATIEEKLSNWDEELSSGALDVHIYNLRQKLGKQFIRTVHGVGYALGQVNEK, translated from the coding sequence ATGCGAGTTTTATTAGTAGAAGACGATGCTCTGATCGGCAATGGTCTGCAAATTGGTTTAACAAAATCAGGCTTTATTGTAGATTGGTTTACCGATGGGCAAAGTGGATTAAATGCCTTAATCGGCGCGCCTTATGATGCGGTGGTATTGGATTTAACCCTGCCTAAACTGGATGGTTTGGATGTATTAAAACAATGGCGCTCAAATAATCAAGATGTGCCAGTGTTGATCTTAACTGCGCGTGATACATTGGATGAGCGTATCAAAGGCATTCAACAAGGTGCCGATGATTATCTTTGCAAACCCTTTGCCTTAGCTGAAGTGGTGGTGCGATTGCAGGCATTAATTCGTCGTCGTTATGGGCAAGTTAAACCGCAGATTGAGCATGGCAATGTCAAACTCGATCCTGCTCAACGTAAGGCTTGGTTGAATGAAGATGAAATTACATTAACCGGGCGTGAATATAAATTGCTTGAGCTTTTTATGCTGAATAAAGAACGAGTGCTTTCACGTGCGACTATTGAAGAAAAACTATCAAATTGGGATGAAGAATTAAGTAGTGGTGCATTGGACGTACATATTTATAATTTACGTCAAAAACTAGGTAAACAATTTATTCGTACTGTACATGGTGTAGGCTATGCTTTAGGACAAGTTAATGAAAAATAA
- the rimP gene encoding ribosome maturation factor RimP gives MATLEQKLQEMLQGAVEDLGCELWGIECQRAGRFMTVRLFIDKEGGVGVDDCADVSRQVSAILDVEDPIADKYNLEVSSPGLDRPLFTLEQFQRYVGEDIAVHLRIPVLDRRKWQGKLEKIENDMLTLIVDGQEQILIFGNIQKANVIAKF, from the coding sequence TTGGCAACATTAGAACAAAAATTGCAAGAGATGCTTCAAGGTGCAGTAGAAGACTTAGGCTGCGAACTTTGGGGGATTGAATGCCAACGTGCAGGTCGTTTTATGACCGTGCGTTTATTCATTGATAAAGAAGGTGGCGTAGGCGTTGATGATTGTGCTGATGTAAGTCGTCAAGTGAGCGCGATTTTAGACGTGGAAGATCCGATTGCGGATAAATATAACCTAGAAGTGTCATCACCAGGTCTCGACCGTCCATTATTTACGCTTGAACAATTTCAACGTTATGTAGGCGAGGATATCGCCGTGCATTTACGTATTCCAGTTTTAGATCGTCGTAAATGGCAAGGTAAGTTGGAAAAAATTGAAAATGACATGTTGACACTTATTGTTGATGGTCAGGAACAAATTCTTATTTTTGGCAATATTCAAAAAGCCAATGTAATCGCAAAGTTTTAA